ATTAATGGAGCTTAAGCTGAACATCTATGGTAAATATTtacctctgcttttctgtggCCCAGAGTTGACAGATGATGGACAGCAGTCTGCCCTCCCCGTTGTGAATACTTGGCtttataaaagcaaatacaagAAGGGGAATGGAGCTGGGAGAGGGCTACTTACCTTCTCATTGGGATGGCAAAAGTTCCTGTCTGTGAGCTTTCACTGAGATTGCCATGAAGGACTTTCTCCTACATGGAAACTCAGTTTAATTTCATCTGACAGGCTCTTTTTTTGTTGCATGGGCAACTGGAAAGTAGAACCTCAGTCCTGAGCTGGGCTGTTAGCTCTACATACAGCCATGAAGGAAACACAAAATCACTTGTGTTAAAACTCAAAGCCATTCCTAAATCAATCTGACCTCTGATGCTGTAGTCAAGCATCCTGAAGAAGGATTGTTTCATGAACCTTGATACACTCTCAGCATTAGGAGCTTATAAAAACACTTAGAGAATCTCACATCTCTGCCAGGGAAGTTCTGGTGCTTTTTGTACCATCTGCTGTGTATGCAGGAAGGATGGAGCCACGTCTAAGTAAAGCCAGTTCTTTGCCCAGGGTAACAGACTCTGTTGGTCCAGTGTCCTCAGCTTGGGATGGGATTATTGCGTAGATGATTTTAGTGACAGACAGCAGTCAGCAGAGGTCTTTCAGCAaagggagcagggatggagcagacaGAGGACATGAGGGAAAGGAATTGCACTTCAGAAAGAAGGGATCAGAGAGCTAGAAAGCAGGTGGGTATTGCAGTGGATATTCCCCTCTGCATCCCTATTAGGTCCCAAAACTGAACAGTGTCCACCATGAAGCACTGATACACTGCAGTCAAGTAGTCAGTCATTTCTTGTGCCTGGGGACATGCTGCCATCTCCCAGTCTGCCTCTGGCTGGGATGCCCTGCAGAGCATGGGATGTGTGTTGTGACATTTCAGGTGACACCATCCAGAATTTCAGGTGGCATCACCCAGCACTTCCCATGACAATCCTGCTCATCATGTAGCCAACATACACAATGGATGCAGCTGGATAGCCCACGAGCATGTACACTGCAACAGATCCCCTCCTGCATGCCCTGCACCCTCTTCCGAAGGCTGACAGCCATATTCCTTATTCCCAGCACACAGGAGACCCTCCTGTCTTCTACTGCAAGACCATAAAAGCTCAGATGGATGTGGAGAGTTCACTCTTGTCCCTCTCCTGGGCCTCACCATGGGAAGGGGATAAAGTGCTCTGCTTTTaggctttttcttcctaaaatggGAGTCTTTCAGCTCTGATCCAAGCACTGGAATCCTCCCCAGAGCTCCTGTTTTCGGACTAATGATGcccagaaggggaaaagcaagcCAAGTCCTCACTTGTCTTCCTGTGTCATCCTTTGCTGGATATCAGGTCCCTGTTTTCCCTGGCTGCCTTCCCCTGTATTAGCTTCCTCATCCTTGTTCTCCTCTCTGTGGGGCTCCACTTGTTGTTTAACCCATTGgctctctctcctttccttcctccttttttactTCATCTTGGGCTCTGGTTCCTCCACAATGTCTTCCTCATCTTCCCTTGTCCTGGAACAGCTGTGGGGATCAAACATGCCTTCTCCTCCCAAATCCTTACCCACAGCCTCTCCAGCCCTTAACACCTTAGAAGGAGGCAGCCCACAGGTATAGGATAGGTGAGGTGTTTCTCCAGTGTTAATGCAGGTGGCCTGGGCTGATAGCACTGACATGGGCAACTCcacttcagcctttcctcaagTCAAGCTTCCACCTGCTAATAGTGCTTATTAGTGCTGATTGGGCTGACTAATGAGACTGCTGCACACATCTGAGAGACAGCAAAACCCAGAGGgatgaggaaggaagaaattgcTTTTGCATATAAccttgtttcttcctctttgcagTTATCAAGACGGTGCTGGAGGGAGTTGCTCAGAGGCCAGAAGGAAGCTAATCTTGGCATAATACCGCATGTGTGGAGTCATGGGCTCCTTTTCTGGTGCAGAACTGGGGACTTTCAGCTTTGCTGGGCCCATGTGTTGGCAGTGGGACTGAGAGCTGCCTATTCTGCACCTCTGCCTTGCTACAGGTTTCTTGCCTGTAGCAGGAAATGCCCTACAAAGGCAGAAGTGCTTTGGAACATGGGCTGTGCTGAATGCGACACAGGTGAGACACACagcaaggagaggaagaaactgAGCTTTATCGCTGGTACCCATCCCCTGGCATGCCGAAAGACTGCAAACATCTGTGTGTTGTGACTCAGGCAGGCAAGCTCATGGTTAGCAGACATCTCTTGTCACAGGAATGAATGAGATCCCAAGAAATACATGTGAGATTTTCCATGATCTTTCTTTGCTAGCCTCTGGGCAGCTAGAGGGTTTATTTCTAATTCACTTCATAGGATTTCAGATGCACAAGAGAACCACAGCACATGAAAGAGGAATGAATACTGTTATTCCCTGAAAGGTCAAGCTTTTTACAGAGCTCTTTATTGCTGTTAAGCTCTTTAGAGAACGCTGTATTCTGTCTACTTGGTGGTGGTAGTATGATATGCAATGCCATCCATCCCTATTACTATCTCAGCCTCTGGGGAGTGATCCATATCCTCAAAGGCTGTTAAGTGCCTGATTTTACTGGGAATCATTGGGAATTTGGCATCTAAATCTTTAAGTACTCTGCATAAACAACTGCCCTGCAAAAGTTGATctctgtcatagaatcatagaatagttagggttggaaaggacctcaagatcatctagttccaacccccctgccatgggcagggacacctaaaGCTAAGTGCTTTACCTTAGCAGTCTCTGCATGTGTTTAATGATGCATGGAGTTACGTTGCCCTTGGAGGATTCCCTATTGTACTGTGTGTGGCTATTCTCATCCCAGAAAGGGCAGGTTAGGGTAGGAACAAGACTATTGCAATCCCTGTTGGGGACTAAGAGGCAACCCAAAGAGATACCCTGAGCAGAGACATAGTGCAGATCAAAAGGTAAGAGACCACAAGGAAAAGCAGGATGTGGAAACAATATACATTAAACAAAGAACACAGAAGTCAGTAAAAAAATAAGCTAGTTTGGGCATTattaggtcctttccagcttTTGGAGACTGTGTCCTTGATAATGGACAAGACCCTTCTTTGGAGATGGTACAAAATGAAGGACTGAAAGCTCTGGATAAGGCAGTAGGCGTTACCAAATAAAGAGAATTATTCAGTCTCAGGTGGCTTTTATAGGGAGTGAATAATACACTGACAGTAAAGGGAATTCAGACCACTATAGTTTAAGTTTACAGCAGAAAGACAGAGCTTCAACTAAGATCCTGTTTAGGAACTTAAAAATCCAAGCAAATAACCTCAGAGGTTTTATCCTGACCTCAGATGAGCAACTGCACTGAAAAAGATGTTGAAACATTTCTGTATATGGCAAAAAGCTGGTGATGGCAGAAGAAAGGGAGGTGTGAAGCTGTAGTTCGTTGGAGCAAAGAAACTAAAATAAGCCAAGCACTGAGCTTGCGCTTTTCCTCTTGTTGCTCTGAAGTAGTCTTGGCAAAAGACAGTGCTGTGTACGTGACACACATTTTCATTACTAACAGCTTGAATAGCATGGAAAGGTCTGAGAGTGTGTTGGTGGGCATGAGTTGTTGGAGTTTGCAGGGAAGTGCAGACCTTTGAGGCATCAAATACTTTCTCCAGATGAGGGGCTGGTGGAAAACAGTGGCAGAAATAGCCTGGCTGAGAAGTCAGAGCCTCATCCGTGTGTGCTGATGCATCATTTGACAGAGAGCTGCTAAGAAGGTGGCATTGGTTGTTAGGTACCTGTAACAGTGATTTACAGATGAATAAAGAAATAGATGGAGTAGAAGGAAAACCCCAGCACAGCTGGGCCCTGGGAAGGCCTACCATGTTCATGGCCATTTCTAGAATGTGAATGAATGAGGAGGGCAACAGTCTTACACCTCATGGGATAGTGCCATGGTGTTGGTGGCTCTCATCACAACCTCTTGGAAGGAAAATCCTCTTCAAAGGAATAGAGCTCCCAGTAAAAGGCACTGAGTGCACTGTGTTGCTTAGGAAAGCCTCAGAGAGGTCACACACACCTAGTAAGTGCTGTTGCTGTGCCCCAGGATGATCAAGAGCATGAGTTAATGGCTCAGTTGCTGCTGACAGTGTCATGCTGATGTTCTGGCTGTGACCTGCAGGTCCCTGCAGTAGCTGACTGAACCTTGCCCATTTTAGATTGCAGATACATAACTTTATTTCCGGTCCAGGACTCAGCTGCCCAAGCAGAAGTGAACACTATGGGATACTGGGGGTAGGGCCATTAGGACAGTGCAGGACTTAGAACCACAGCTGTGTGCAGCAGGAGCTAGAGGTGTGGTGACACTCCATCATGCCTACCATGGCACTAGGCACTGGCCTATTGGCAACTGAGTATTTCCCTTGGTCAACTTTAGTGTGTAGTGAAGCTGCATGCATCAGAGTGTCTCCATGTGTAGGTGGTGTCTGAGCTCCTGTTACATCCCTGGAGATCTAGGCAATAGGGAGGCTAGGGAGGTCTGTGCTTCCATGAGCTGAATCACTCTCATGGGCTGCAATGTCTGGAATGGGAACTGGGACACCCAGTGCTCATAGGAACAACTATACTCATCCCTGGCTAGATCCCTCTATTGCAGTGATGTTGACTGTTCAGTTTGTGTTGCCATTAGATTGGTCAGAGAAACAGATTAGGGGAAATCTGTTGCAAGAGGCAAGATCTTGCTAACTCAGTTGCAAGAGGCTGTTTGAAGCATTGGTTAGGTGGTGTTCCTGTGAAATGGAGATGGTTGTTCCACAGTCAGACCTCAGAGAAGCAGAGTACTTTAGGATGTCCTAGcttggaccagccattctgaaTGGTAGCACCAATGAGTGCCAGGAAAAGCAACTCACTAGGCTTGAATTCATAGTAGGCTTCCAGCTGGAGGAGCAATAGGCATGTGTTTGAGGAGACATGGAGCAGTAACAACAGTTATTGCTGTTCATGCTGcaggttttgctggttttcctaGGATGATTTTTTGTATTCACGTTGTTTAACAGGTACAATATAACCTAAAACATTTACCCGCCATTGTGGGCAGAATTTTGTGTCATCCTTAGACTCACACACCTTTTAAACATGGCTCTTAAATCATGCTAGTGACTTTGTGAATGAAAATCATTCTGATGACTGTCAGCCTAGATGCCTGAGATAGCTTCTCTTTCTGTCCTTGGAAGCATCAGCAATGAAGTGACTGAGTGGATGAACTGATAGTGGGAATTAGGACAGCGAGCCCTGATTTTACACCAtgccaggaagaaaaatcaaaggagAGTAGTATATAGCATCCTAGCCTGGTTCTGCTTTTCATCCTGGCTGTTCTTCAGGGAGAgacagcagaacagcagagtTTGCTGGGAAGCATGCTCATTTTCACAGCTTGTTTTTGTATGCTCTTTTTGTATGctcttttttatgcttttttgtGTGCAGTTTAGGAGATGTAGTAATCCAAATAAAGGTGGAACAAATATTTAGCCTCTCCCCAAGCCCAGACAGTGTGTGTGAAAACATATGCGCCCACGTGTACTTTCTCCTTGTAGCTGGAATAATGAGAGGAGACTTTACTGTTTGATTTCATCTCCTCTTCCCTGAGAAGATTCAGACTTTATCAGAAACAAATGAGTAGTTACTAGTGACAAGTGGGTTAGAATACTTTCTTTCCCACCCCACTGGCATCTAAACTCTGTGGTGGATAGCTCTGGAAACATTATCCTTTACTCCTAAGCACATGGCCAAGGCCTAAGAGCTTTCATAGAAAACAGAGCTTTGCTGCTTTCTAAGTCATCCCAGGAGTGTTGCATTACAATctcaaacacagaaagaaaaccacagtgaagaatttgttGCTAGCAAAATGtctgtattaaaatacaaagataaCTTTCCCATTTGGAACAGTAATTAGTGGATTCTCTTTTGTATTGGTAGAAACATCACTCCAAGTTCCATTTTCCAAACAGACCATGATGTTCATGAGGAATTAATCCCACCACTGTCATTCTGAACCTCAGCCTAAAATACAAAGAGGTCAAAGACAATAGTATTGTGCATCTGAGCAATATTCCAGCATCACTACACTGGCTTACTGTGTCCCATCAGCTGTGGGTTATATCTGGACACTGCTTGGTGACGGCAAGCTCACAGGGCTTCCTATTGTGTTTGAGAAGGCGATGATTGCACTGGGGCCCTTGGAGTTCTTGTTCATGCCCAGGATGTCCACACTGGTTCGCTCTGGTTCGGTTTTCCTAAAGATGTTTTTCATGGTCGACTGGAAGTTATTGGTGACAAAGCAGTAGACAATGGGGTCCATGCAGCTATTGAGGCTACTCAGAGTCACTGTCACATGGTAGACGAGGAGGCTGACACCATGGGGCATGTCCGGGTTGATGGAGATTGCTACCTGTCGCACGTGAAAAGGAGTGAAGCAGATCATGAAGATGATGAGCACGGTGATAAGGAGTTGCACAGCCCTCATTCTCCTCTCCCGACTCTGATGCATGAGGCTGGGCTTGGACAGAGCACACATAATCCTGGTGGtgaagaagatgatgatgatgagggGGAAGAAGTACTCACACACCATCAGGACCAGAATCTTGGAGAGGCAGCACTCAGCAAACTGTATTGCCATGGTCAGGATGGAGAAAGTCACCGCAGTGGCAAAGATCCAGATGAAGACACAGATCCCCTTGGCACACGTAGGGTTCCTCCATTTACGTGAGGCCTCCACCTGCACGATTGCCAGGTAGCGGTCAACGCAGATGCATGTCAAGAAGAGGATGCTGCAGTACATGTTGACAAAGTAGCCAAAGATATGAACCAAGGAGCATTTGAGGCAGTCCCCTGCACTGTAGAACATGATGATCCGGACAGGCAAGGAGAAGCCCACCAAGAGATCGGTAACAATTAAGTTGATGGTGTAAATAACAGAGGTGGTTTTTGTCTTGGTACGGAAGCAGAAGACGTACAGCGCCAGGCTGTTCAGCACAACACCCACCAGGAAAATGATGGCATTGACCACCATCAGGGCAATCCAGAGGCTGTAGAATTCTGTGTATAGTTCTGTGTCGGGGTGGATGAACTTGGAGAACAAGTAGATGCTGGAATTGGGTTGCTGGGTGGTGTTGATAGAGTCATGGGCTGGCAGTTGGGTGGAGGAGGTCGGCATGGTCACTGCCTTCCCAGTGAtctggaagagaagaaacagagtaAATTGATGGGGATGTCAGCATTCCTGAGGACTCAAAATATTGACACCTAAGGACATTGTAACTAATGTATTTGTACATCCTCTTTAGTTCTATATATTGCTGCACTCTGAGCTTTCATCTACCAATATGAGATACCAGTAATCAGTAGGAAAATACCTGGGTTTATAATTACTGTCTTCCATTGGTTCCAGGTGCATGTATTGGAGAAGACACACAATCCCCACTTCaaatttctcttcctctgccctgtgcaaaagtggttttaaGGCCTGAGCAAGAACAGAGATGTGGACTATGCCAAGGGAgcaaaggagaaggggaagttGGAGACCTACACATGGTCATGTTGGATGGCCCAGAGAAGCAGATGGGGTTGTTGAGTCCAGGCAGGGTGCATGGATGCTCATGGAGGCACATGCCATTTTCTGCTGTGACAGGGAGAGTCAGGCCAATATGAAGCTCCTACCAACTCTTGTTTCCTGGACATGGTGCTTATTCTTTTGATCCTTCCTCTACTGAAGAAGCTTCTTCCCAACTGCAGATTCTTCCTGCACCACAATGGGAACATGATAGTGCTGGCAGCCAGGAGACATTTACCCAACCTATTGGTACAACCATAGCCCTGGCATTTGACTCCTAAAACATATTCCTTCCCTTGACTGGGTGACCCCAGTTACAtgcagcagcattttgggaCAGACTTcctcctggagaagagaaggctgtgtggagaccacatagcagccttccagtatctgaagggggtctacaaggatgatggggatggactcttcatcagggactgtagtgacaggacaaggggtaatgggttcaaactgaaacaggggaagttcaggttagatataaggaagaagttctttactgtgagggtggcgaggtgctggaatgggttgcccagggaagttgtgagtgctccatccctggcagtgttgaagaccaggttggacagagccttggtgacatggcaggaggcttggaactgaatgatcttaaggtcctttccaacccaaaccattctatgagtctattaAATCAAGGGATGGCTGCATTTTCTAAGCAGGTTGTGTGGCATCTTCTAGAGATCTGCACTCACAGCACTAGCAGCCAGGAGATTTCAAACCAAGGGCGTCAGCTGCTACTCCTGCCAGGGTTTGACAGTTTAATTTGCAAATCATTCCTGACTTACACACTATTTTAAACTGATTTGTatattaaaaagattaaaaaaaaaaggcccaaTATATACAGAAACTTGGCTgctttcaataaaaataaatggttgAAAAATGTCTGGAATATCTCAAAGCGGCTGAGCAGGATtttgaggttaaaaaaaaatcagcttgaaTCAGCAAAGAATGGTGCTGAAAGACGTGAGTTATAGGAGTTTGAAATCCCTGCTACCAAAGAGCCAAGTGAGGAAGGACTAGGAGACTTGGAGCTGCAAACACATCTCCCAGTACTACAGGAACCACAGTGTGTCTCAATGAGGAAGGCTTGCATTGCTAAGGGAGTCTGGATATCCAGCTCCCCAAAGCATGCCCCATCCTCTGGCAGTGAGCTTTCTGCCTGCACTAATCCATTCTGCCGCTTGTGGGGATCAGGAAGATGGACTGAAGGTGCCTGTGAGATGCTTCAAGCTGCTAGTGGCCATGCACAAAGCTGAGGAAGAAGCTATATAGGTCAGAAGCCTTCCAGTGAAAAGTGGTTCCTGAGGAGAGTTCCTGCTGGCCAAAAGCAAGTGTTTTGCAGAGCAGTCCTAACTGGATCCCGAGAGCATCACAGCAACTCTGAGCCTGCCTGGCAAGTGACAAAGCCTTTTCCCGCTCAGCCACCAAAAGCTTGCTTGTTGGGCTGATGAACTACACATCCATGATAGCTGTAAATCTCAAGCTATTGAACATCTCCACACCTCCTGCCAAAAGTAGAGGGCTTCCAGCTTTCTGGATGAAGAGCTGGGGGATTGAGATGTAGGTGAAGAGATTCCCAAGTCTCTGTGCATTTGCTGGACACAGCATTCCTGATGTGTCTCacaagtgctgagcagagggggaaGGATATCTTGCCTTGGTTGCTGGCAGTGCTTCTCCCAAGGCAACTCAGGAGGCTGTTAGCCTTCTTTCTCACAAGGGTGCATTGTTGGCCCATGTGCAACTTGgcatccaccaggacccccaagTCACATTTTCCAGCTGGCTAGCTTCAGGCTGCACTGGTGCACTCATCCATCCTCATAAAGCCTCTCCTGTCTTTCAACGTTCCCCTGAACAACGTGGTCCCAAACTAGACACCTCACCAGGATGGAGTAATAACTCCCCTCTGTCTGCTGACCATGAACCCCCTAATATAGCACAGTGTGTACTTTGCCTTGTCTGcagtgagtgcacactgcttgCTGGCTCGTTTTCAGTTTAAGGTCCAGCATAATACCCATGTCCTTCTCATTAGAGCGGTTGCCAGCCTGTACTGCTGAATGAGGTCACAGGATATGGCCAGGCAGGCTTCTATGGAGGACTGAGTGATCAATGTGTGTGTGCTTTCCTAGTCTTTCTTATTCTGGAGAGGGCTGGGAATGAAGTGTGTTTGGTAAATGGTCAACACTCAAGATCAAGAGTCCTCATGGCATGCTACAGCCTGGTCATGGTTATTCTGTATGGTTCATTCAAGCCAGGTGAGCATGAAGCAGAACATTCTGGGGCAAAATCAGGAATTAGGACTGAGAATTTAGAAGACCAGGTGTGAAGTTCCCTATGGAAATCCCTGCAGAAGTGACTTTGCCACCATGATAGGGCTTAGGTTTGTTGGCCCGGAGTCTGATAATGCTCTAGTGTCTTCTTGCCTCTCATCCAATCTATAGAAGTGGtgtgaaaggaaaagctgttaACTCGCAAGGATATTTCTAATCAAATGACAATTTGTTCTGTTTAGGTAGCCACTCAAGCCCAAGGAGTTGACTTGTCCATTAGAATGCCTGATGCTCAACCCTAAAGCCCTTCTAAAATCAAACCCCAGGACAGATTATGCTGCAGAACATAATCCTGAAGCCTGTGGTCAGACCACCTATAATATACCAAAGAACTGCTGAGCAAAGAGGATCAATCCTAAATTCCATCCACTTCTGCACTTagtccatctccagcagcaACTGGACATTGGGATATCATGTATTTCAGGAATGACCAGATTACCTCACCCTGCACTGAACTCGGTGGCCGCCGGAGTAGCACACATGTTCACATTATTTTGTCTGGGTCTGATTGAGCCTGCAGACTCCTGGGGGAGAGTCCTGTCTCTTTACACTTTGTGCCAAGCACGCTCATGGggaataacaggaaaaaacagacCTAAGACCGGCTGGAGATGGAGAAGTTGCAAAGTCTGGCACCTGAGGAAGATGCATGGggaggatgcaggatgctggccTGTTTTCTAATGTTTTTCTAACATTCTCACCATCTGATCTTCTCTGTTTGTTTCACTCTTGAATTACAAAAACAAACGAGCAGATGCCTGGATCTACTCCCAGATTCCTCTGTGCAGATGCTGTCAAGAGGAGCACTGCGGAAGTCACTGCACCAGTAGAAACCAGGGAACAAAGACTTTGTTGCCCCTTGAGTGCAGTGTAAGCTTGTAATATATATGGACCAAATGACCTTTataggtcccttcaaacccaaactattctatgatactatagTTGAGCAAGTGAAGAAGACAAAATCACCCATCCCATCCCTTAGCATGCACTAGAGACTATTGAGTTTTGTGTGTATTTGTCTTATTGTAATTCTAAGGCACTGGCCCTTTGCTCTGATTTGGTATCTTTTTATTAGCTTGCTTCCTATGGGAAATTTATCTTCAGCTTCAGATCCATTGTCACAAACAACTGATACTCATCTtacatttttccctttcagtgtAGTCAGTAACTCAAAATGCATTCAAGTGTTCTTCGTCCTCACAATGCTATTGAGGTATGTAGGGCACTTTGCAGACTAATAGAAAAGAATCTATGAGTACTCTCCATGCATAGGAATTA
This sequence is a window from Lathamus discolor isolate bLatDis1 chromosome 2, bLatDis1.hap1, whole genome shotgun sequence. Protein-coding genes within it:
- the GPR20 gene encoding G-protein coupled receptor 20, whose protein sequence is MPTSSTQLPAHDSINTTQQPNSSIYLFSKFIHPDTELYTEFYSLWIALMVVNAIIFLVGVVLNSLALYVFCFRTKTKTTSVIYTINLIVTDLLVGFSLPVRIIMFYSAGDCLKCSLVHIFGYFVNMYCSILFLTCICVDRYLAIVQVEASRKWRNPTCAKGICVFIWIFATAVTFSILTMAIQFAECCLSKILVLMVCEYFFPLIIIIFFTTRIMCALSKPSLMHQSRERRMRAVQLLITVLIIFMICFTPFHVRQVAISINPDMPHGVSLLVYHVTVTLSSLNSCMDPIVYCFVTNNFQSTMKNIFRKTEPERTSVDILGMNKNSKGPSAIIAFSNTIGSPVSLPSPSSVQI